Proteins from a single region of Labedella gwakjiensis:
- the xylA gene encoding xylose isomerase: MSLTPTPADRFSFGLWTIGYNGADPFGGPTREPLDVVRGVEKLAELGAYGLTFHDDDLFAFGSTDAERQTQIDRLKGALADTGVIVPMVTTNLFSAPVFKDGGFTSNDRAVRRFALRKVIRNIDLAAELGAKTFVMWGGREGAEYDAAKDIQAALERYREAVNLLGDYVTDKGYDIRFAIEPKPNEPRGDILLPTLGHAIAFIETLERPELVGVNPEVGHEQMAGLNFTAGIAQALYQGKLFHIDLNGQRGIKYDQDLVFGHGDLQNAFSLVDLLEHGGVHGGPAYDGPRHFDYKPSRTEDDNGVWESAAANMRMYLLLKERAQAFRADPEVQAALEAARVAELSTPTLGEGETYDALLADRSAFEDFDAAEYFHGKGFGFVRLQQLAVEHLMGARG; encoded by the coding sequence ATGTCCCTCACCCCCACACCCGCCGACCGCTTCTCCTTCGGTCTCTGGACCATCGGCTACAACGGTGCCGACCCGTTCGGCGGACCCACCCGCGAACCCCTCGACGTCGTGCGCGGAGTCGAGAAGCTCGCCGAGCTGGGCGCCTACGGCCTCACCTTCCACGACGACGACCTGTTCGCCTTCGGATCGACCGACGCAGAGCGCCAGACGCAGATCGATCGCCTCAAGGGCGCCCTCGCCGACACCGGCGTCATCGTGCCGATGGTGACGACCAACCTCTTCTCCGCGCCCGTCTTCAAGGACGGCGGCTTCACGTCGAACGACCGAGCCGTGCGCCGCTTCGCCCTGCGCAAGGTGATCCGCAACATCGACCTGGCCGCCGAGCTCGGCGCCAAGACCTTCGTCATGTGGGGCGGCCGCGAGGGCGCGGAGTACGACGCGGCGAAGGACATCCAGGCCGCACTCGAGCGCTACCGCGAGGCCGTCAACCTGCTCGGCGACTACGTCACCGACAAGGGCTACGACATCCGCTTCGCGATCGAGCCCAAGCCCAACGAGCCCCGCGGCGACATCCTCCTCCCCACGCTCGGCCACGCGATCGCGTTCATCGAGACGCTCGAGCGCCCCGAGCTCGTGGGCGTGAACCCCGAGGTCGGGCACGAGCAGATGGCCGGACTCAACTTCACCGCGGGCATCGCCCAGGCGCTCTACCAGGGCAAGCTCTTCCACATCGACCTCAACGGTCAGCGCGGCATCAAGTACGACCAGGACCTCGTGTTCGGTCACGGCGACCTGCAGAACGCGTTCTCGCTCGTCGACCTCCTCGAGCACGGCGGCGTGCACGGCGGACCCGCGTACGACGGCCCGCGCCACTTCGACTACAAGCCGAGCCGCACCGAGGACGACAACGGCGTGTGGGAGTCGGCCGCCGCGAACATGCGCATGTACCTGCTGCTCAAGGAGCGCGCGCAGGCCTTCCGCGCAGACCCCGAGGTGCAGGCCGCACTCGAGGCCGCCCGCGTCGCCGAGCTCTCCACGCCGACGCTCGGCGAGGGCGAGACGTACGACGCGCTCCTCGCGGACCGCTCAGCGTTCGAGGACTTCGACGCAGCCGAGTACTTCCACGGCAAGGGCTTCGGCTTCGTCCGCCTGCAGCAGCTCGCGGTCGAGCACCTCATGGGCGCCCGCGGCTAG
- the chvE gene encoding multiple monosaccharide ABC transporter substrate-binding protein translates to MSVTKKLLGLALAGGLVIGLAACDAPSDTPAGEGGGDIESVGISMPTRELERWINDGEQLKANLEDAGYTTDLQYAENDTDTQISQIQNQIASGADVLVIAAIDGSVLAPVLQDAADEGIKVIAYDRLINGTENVDYYATFDNYLVGQLQGQYIVDTLDLDNEDGPFNLEPFAGSPDDNNAKFFFSGAWDVLKPYIDEGKLVVKSGKEPASNDDWATIGIQGWESAGAQDEMENRLASFYTDDKVDVVLSPNDSLAQGISEALASNGYTPGSDWPILTGQDADKASVINILADKQSMTVWKDTRKLGEQVFAMIESLKAGDEPEVNDTETYDNGEKVVPSYLLQPEVVVKDDVQTKLIDSGFLTAEDVGL, encoded by the coding sequence ATGTCCGTAACGAAGAAGTTGCTGGGTCTCGCCCTGGCCGGAGGGCTCGTCATCGGGCTCGCCGCGTGCGACGCCCCGTCCGACACCCCCGCCGGAGAGGGCGGAGGCGACATCGAGAGCGTCGGCATCTCGATGCCCACGCGCGAGCTCGAACGCTGGATCAACGACGGCGAGCAGCTCAAGGCGAACCTCGAGGACGCCGGCTACACCACGGATCTCCAGTACGCGGAGAACGACACCGACACCCAGATCAGCCAGATCCAGAACCAGATCGCCTCGGGCGCCGACGTTCTCGTCATCGCCGCGATCGACGGATCCGTCCTCGCTCCGGTGCTCCAGGACGCCGCAGACGAGGGCATCAAGGTCATCGCCTACGACCGCCTCATCAACGGCACCGAGAACGTCGACTACTACGCGACCTTCGACAACTACCTCGTCGGTCAGCTGCAGGGCCAGTACATCGTCGACACGCTCGACCTCGACAACGAGGACGGCCCGTTCAACCTCGAGCCCTTCGCCGGAAGCCCCGACGACAACAACGCGAAGTTCTTCTTCTCGGGTGCGTGGGACGTGCTGAAGCCGTACATCGACGAGGGCAAGCTCGTCGTGAAGTCGGGCAAGGAGCCCGCCTCGAACGACGACTGGGCCACCATCGGCATCCAGGGCTGGGAGAGCGCCGGCGCTCAGGACGAGATGGAGAACCGTCTCGCCTCGTTCTACACGGACGACAAGGTCGACGTGGTCCTGTCCCCGAACGACAGCCTCGCCCAGGGCATCTCCGAGGCGCTCGCCTCGAACGGTTACACCCCCGGTTCCGACTGGCCGATCCTCACCGGACAGGACGCCGACAAGGCGAGCGTCATCAACATCCTGGCCGACAAGCAGTCCATGACGGTCTGGAAGGACACCCGCAAGCTCGGCGAGCAGGTCTTCGCGATGATCGAGTCGCTCAAGGCCGGCGACGAGCCCGAGGTGAACGACACCGAAACGTACGACAACGGCGAGAAGGTCGTGCCGTCGTACCTCCTCCAGCCGGAGGTCGTCGTGAAGGACGACGTCCAGACGAAGCTCATCGACTCGGGCTTCCTCACCGCTGAGGACGTCGGACTCTGA